The following nucleotide sequence is from Roseivirga sp. BDSF3-8.
GGTGTGGACCTCGAGGATATCAATAAAGAAACGGTCTTCTACCCTAACCCGCTTCATTCGGTGTCAGTTCTGGAGTTCCCTAATGATCAGAAAGAGGCATTCTCATTCACTTTAACAGACCTCAGTGGCAAAACCATCAGGTCAGTAGAGAATATTAGAACAACTAGTGTGCAGATTGAAAAAGGACAACTGCAACCAGGCATCTATTTATTCCACCTGTCCAGCGAAACGCGGGTTAGCACAGGCAGGATAGTAGTTGAGTAAAACCCTCAATAGTACTAATCAAAAAAAGAGGTAGTCTTTCCGTAGACTACCTCTTTTTTTTAGACTATGCTCTATCGTTCTACCTCTCACCCTGATTGACTCTTTCTCAATCTTCGGAAGGATATTTTACGGCATTTAACGGGACTTACGGACAAGGCACTATTTTGTGAAGTGAATTGCTCATGGCCAAAAAAAGCGAGCCTTATGGCTCGCTTATAAGCTTTTTATACAATAAGAGAGGGGTTATGATAGCTTCTCTTTTATTTTTTCGAGAAGTCCTTTCTTGCCAGTTCCTTCCTCATAGTAACCATAGCCGTAACTGCCGCCGTACCCCCCGTAGCTACCCCCGTAGCTATTTACCTTCACGTCGTTCAATAAGATACTGACGTTGTTTAGTTTACCAGATTCGTACAGTTCATTTACCTGCTGAAGAAGCTCCTTAGGTGTGTAATTCTGTCTTACCAGAAAGACAGTATGATCCACGTACTTAGAGATAATAAGTGCATCCGTTACTAACCCCATAGGAGGTGAATCTATGACTATGAAGTCAAACCGCTCTCTTAACCTTTCCAAAAGCTTCTGGAGTTTGTCTTTCATTAATAGCTCAGATGGATTAGGGGGTACATCACCGCTATTAATGATAAAGAGGTTGGGAGATTCGGTAGGGTGGACTATCTGATCGGGGTCCGCATTATCAGACAAATAGTTACTAAGCCCTTTTTCCCCTGTAGCTCCCATCTTGGCCTGTAAGGTAGGCCTGCGCATATCTGCCCCAATGATCACTACTTTTTTACCGGAATAGCTCAAAACCAGGGCAAGGTTTACGCTGCAAAAGGTTTTTCCTTCTCCACTAATAGATGAGGTCACCAGAAGCGTTTTACTGGCAGAGCCATTTTCTCCCAGGAAGAACTGAAGGTTTGAACGCACACTTCGAAAGGATTCAGCTACCCCACCTTTTGGTTGGTCTTTGAATACCAGGTCACTGGACCGTGAATTATGACCGATAACTCCCAGGAAAGGAATATTAGTAATAGCAGCCACATCCTCTTTATACCTGACTTTATTATTCAGGTAGTCCATTACGATCATGATAAGGAGTGGAATAGAAAGCCCGAGGAGTATAGCAAAGATCAGGTTTTTTTCAGGCTGAGGCATTATCTTACCCCCGGAAATCATAGGGGGGTTTACCATGATAATATCTGAGGTGGTAGAGGCTTTGGAAATACTTGCTTCAGCCCTTTTCTCCATCAGGAAGAGGTAGAGGCTCTCGCTCAGGTCATAAACTCTTTTGATATTCACATATTCCTGCTCTGCCTGTGGAAGGGATTCGACCACACGGCGTTCCTGCCCGACTGTCTGTCTCAGATCTCTTTCCAGCAGCCTGGTACTAGAGATGAGGTTACGCAGGTTTTCCTCAAGGGATTTCTTGAGTTCATCCATGCGCTTATTGAGTATTTCGACATAAGGATTAGAGGTAGCCCCTGCCTTTGTCAATTGTTCTTTTTCAAGTTGCAGTTCTACCAACTGATTAATAAGTTGCTGTAGCACCTGATCATTCACACCTATAGCTGAGGGAACTACCAGGCCCTCTACTCCTCTGCTTTGTTCTATGTACTTCTGCAGATAATTGTAATAATCAAGACGTCTTCTAACTTCGAGCAATTCTCCCTCAGCCGCATCGATCTTACCATAGGCCCTGAGGCCTTCTTCCTGAATCCCCAGGGGAGTTCCTGTTTCCTTAAAGTTTTTCATTCTCTGCTCGATAACCTGCAGGGAATCACTGATATCGTCGAGCTGGGAGTCTATAAATGCAATGGTGCGGCTTGCGTTCTGATTTTTCTCTTCGAGATTGTCCTCCAGGTAGAGTTCTACCAGCTTATCTAAAAAATCGATATCCTTCTGTGGGCGTGTGCTCTGCAGAAAGAGCTTGAGTATGCTTGTTTCACCACCATCTACTACTACCCTTAGTTTTTGCTGGTACGTGCGGGTAACGTCATGCGTGGTGCGGTGTATGAATATAACTTTCCTTTTCAGGTAGCTACCAAGTGGCCTTT
It contains:
- a CDS encoding GumC family protein; translated protein: MESNTDKKIMTSKEHLDDVKKFLGRLRKRWYLFVISLGIALLVAFLINRYTSPVYPVTSSILVKGSNDMENSIGQLLYGNRAGRKNLNNEILILKSYPLIYRTVKSLGFEKFYLGEGNFQSSEIYKAVPYEMVVLSEDSNIPYNQTFIIYPVDQFTFQFYRQTEDEDQRSVSTFRFGEEANYNGFKFTLDLKRPLGSYLKRKVIFIHRTTHDVTRTYQQKLRVVVDGGETSILKLFLQSTRPQKDIDFLDKLVELYLEDNLEEKNQNASRTIAFIDSQLDDISDSLQVIEQRMKNFKETGTPLGIQEEGLRAYGKIDAAEGELLEVRRRLDYYNYLQKYIEQSRGVEGLVVPSAIGVNDQVLQQLINQLVELQLEKEQLTKAGATSNPYVEILNKRMDELKKSLEENLRNLISSTRLLERDLRQTVGQERRVVESLPQAEQEYVNIKRVYDLSESLYLFLMEKRAEASISKASTTSDIIMVNPPMISGGKIMPQPEKNLIFAILLGLSIPLLIMIVMDYLNNKVRYKEDVAAITNIPFLGVIGHNSRSSDLVFKDQPKGGVAESFRSVRSNLQFFLGENGSASKTLLVTSSISGEGKTFCSVNLALVLSYSGKKVVIIGADMRRPTLQAKMGATGEKGLSNYLSDNADPDQIVHPTESPNLFIINSGDVPPNPSELLMKDKLQKLLERLRERFDFIVIDSPPMGLVTDALIISKYVDHTVFLVRQNYTPKELLQQVNELYESGKLNNVSILLNDVKVNSYGGSYGGYGGSYGYGYYEEGTGKKGLLEKIKEKLS